Proteins from a genomic interval of Lentimicrobiaceae bacterium:
- a CDS encoding retropepsin-like aspartic protease, with translation MERINIALKTQKMKKIFILSLIISFLVPSLKSQVRIKMQREGGVYTMPCTVNGLKLRFIFDTGASNVSLSLSEAIFMLKNGYLEESDLHGSSLSQIANGDIIENTTVNLKEIEIGGIKIYNVEAAIIHNLSAPLLLGQSAINKLGKIQLDGDELLIIDSDIVPDNYKCELASSLIEAAKKHYYDDLYALAAHTYVKAYNLCPSVFSEPDICFMGQSYYEMEDYENSIKFLSMWLELTQDDDVYQYFPIMTIAKSYMVLENYTKAEIFYEKAFSIARDDLDRKMGCFGLGILYYKKKSYYKSIDHFNESLDYYLRYKNINDFGEVLRKAYKGEFVDKQIGEILYNIAMNNLKLGEIDKAEELLYDAGRFGHSEAKNLCKKYGISFKLVE, from the coding sequence ATGGAAAGAATTAATATTGCTTTAAAAACACAAAAAATGAAAAAAATATTTATACTCAGTTTAATTATTAGCTTTTTAGTTCCAAGCTTAAAATCTCAAGTTCGTATAAAAATGCAAAGAGAAGGAGGGGTTTATACAATGCCATGCACAGTCAATGGATTGAAATTGCGTTTTATTTTTGACACAGGTGCCAGTAATGTTTCATTATCTCTTTCGGAGGCAATATTTATGTTAAAAAATGGGTACTTGGAAGAAAGTGATTTACACGGATCATCATTATCTCAAATTGCAAATGGAGATATTATAGAAAACACAACAGTTAATTTAAAAGAAATCGAAATAGGAGGAATAAAAATTTATAATGTTGAGGCAGCAATAATACATAATCTTTCCGCACCACTTTTACTTGGGCAATCTGCTATAAATAAATTAGGAAAAATACAACTTGATGGAGACGAGTTATTAATTATAGATAGCGATATTGTACCCGATAATTATAAATGCGAACTTGCTTCATCGTTAATTGAAGCAGCAAAAAAACATTATTATGATGATTTATATGCTTTAGCAGCACATACTTACGTAAAAGCTTATAATTTGTGTCCTAGTGTATTTTCGGAACCTGATATATGCTTCATGGGGCAGTCTTATTATGAAATGGAAGATTATGAAAACTCAATAAAATTTCTAAGTATGTGGCTTGAGCTTACCCAGGATGATGATGTATATCAGTATTTTCCTATTATGACAATAGCTAAATCGTATATGGTATTGGAAAATTATACAAAAGCGGAAATTTTTTATGAAAAAGCTTTTTCAATTGCTAGGGATGATCTTGACAGAAAAATGGGTTGTTTTGGTTTAGGTATTTTATACTATAAAAAAAAGTCATATTATAAATCAATAGATCATTTCAATGAAAGCCTTGATTATTACCTTAGATATAAAAATATTAATGATTTTGGTGAAGTACTTAGGAAAGCATATAAGGGTGAATTTGTAGATAAGCAAATCGGAGAAATTCTTTATAATATTGCCATGAATAATTTAAAACTAGGCGAAATTGATAAAGCTGAGGAGCTTTTGTATGATGCAGGACGTTTTGGTCATTCTGAAGCAAAGAATTTATGTAAAAAATACGGAATAAGTTTTAAACTTGTAGAATAA
- a CDS encoding TIGR00730 family Rossman fold protein produces the protein MSDSKTFKTEDERIIDAITPKDWTEIKSTDSWSVFKIMSELVEGFEKMARIGPCVSIFGSARLKPDNQYYKLAEEIAYLLTKRGFGIISGGGPGIMEAANKGAHFGGGKSVGLTINLPHEQGGNPFIDNDKLLNFDYFFVRKLIFTKYSQGYIVLPGGFGTLDELFEAITLIQTHKMVKFPIILVGKSYWGGLVDWINEVLLEKGTVSQKDIDIYELVDDAETAVNKIEQYYLKYALKPNF, from the coding sequence ATGAGCGATTCAAAAACATTTAAAACGGAAGACGAAAGAATTATAGATGCTATAACTCCTAAAGATTGGACGGAGATAAAATCGACTGACTCGTGGTCGGTGTTTAAAATAATGTCCGAATTGGTTGAAGGATTTGAAAAAATGGCTCGCATAGGTCCTTGCGTTTCTATTTTTGGGTCGGCGCGCCTAAAACCCGACAATCAATATTACAAACTTGCTGAAGAAATTGCTTACCTTCTGACCAAAAGAGGATTTGGAATTATTTCAGGTGGTGGACCCGGAATAATGGAAGCTGCAAACAAAGGAGCACACTTCGGCGGTGGCAAGTCTGTCGGACTTACTATAAATCTGCCCCACGAACAAGGCGGTAACCCCTTTATTGACAACGATAAACTTCTGAATTTCGATTATTTCTTTGTCAGAAAGCTGATTTTTACAAAATATTCTCAAGGGTATATTGTATTGCCAGGAGGTTTCGGCACACTTGACGAGCTTTTCGAAGCTATTACTCTTATCCAAACTCACAAAATGGTAAAATTCCCTATTATTTTAGTTGGAAAAAGCTACTGGGGCGGTCTTGTTGATTGGATTAACGAAGTATTGCTTGAAAAAGGCACTGTAAGCCAAAAAGATATAGATATTTACGAACTTGTTGACGACGCCGAAACAGCAGTAAACAAAATTGAACAATACTACTTGAAGTACGCTTTGAAGCCGAATTTTTAG
- the uvrA gene encoding excinuclease ABC subunit UvrA has translation MRSEGIKENSKAIKNLEIKGVKVHNLKNIDVEIPLNKLVVFTGLSGSGKSSLAFDTIYAEGQRRYLETFSAYSRQYIGSMERPDIDSIRGLSPVIAIEQKTTHKNPRSTVGTITEIYDFIRLLYSRIADAYSPTTGNKLVKYTSSQIIDLISETYFDKNIKILAPIVTGRKGHYREQLEQSRRKGYLKARIDGEIVDLIQGMQLDRYVTHNIEIEIDNLTVSEQTERRLTRSINTALEMGDNSILIIETETNKAQFYSLNLIDTESGLSYQNPEPNLFSFNTPYGYCPNCKGIGYIVDVDIKKVIPDDELSIRNGGISPIGKYKNSWIFKQIELILDKYNLSIDKKIKQIPPEIIDKILFGTDEIIKEHNAYLGITSSYQLNFKGIAYYINNQVEETTSLKMKSWAEKFTNTIKCPVCNGTRLKPDSLLFKINDKNISEISEMDVLTLRDWFADLRNNLSEKKLLIANEIIGEIEKRIQFLLDLGIDYLTLNRPAHSLSGGETQRIRLASQIGSKLIGVMYILDEPSIGLHQRDNIKLINSLKQLRDAGNSVIVVEHDEEMMRAADFILDIGPGGGTHGGKIVAKGNISDIENSNSITGKYLKGTEEIPVPKKRRKIGEDKIVIKGANGNNLKDITLTLPLGVFICVTGVSGSGKSTLINDTLHPILSKTLHRSIRQPLPYKSIEGVKNINKVIKVDQSPIGRTPRSNLATYTGVFDDIRKLYAETPEAKIRGYKPGRFSFNVRGGRCETCSGAGVKTIEMNFLPDVHVNCETCNGKRYNKQTLEIRYKGKSINDVLKMTVEDACSFFENIPHIYSKIKVINDVGLGYVTLGQPSTTISGGEAQRIKLATELGKKDTGNTLYLLDEPTTGLHFADIKILLNVLQKLVDKGNTVVVIEHNLDVVKIADYIIDLGPEGGNNGGTITAQGTPEEIIKVKNNYTAKYLKPYIVK, from the coding sequence ATGAGATCCGAAGGCATAAAAGAAAATTCTAAGGCAATAAAAAATCTTGAAATTAAAGGAGTAAAAGTCCATAACCTAAAAAATATTGACGTAGAAATTCCTTTAAACAAGTTGGTTGTGTTCACGGGTTTGAGCGGAAGCGGAAAATCGTCCTTAGCTTTTGATACTATTTATGCCGAAGGACAAAGACGTTACTTGGAAACATTTTCGGCTTACTCGCGACAATATATTGGTTCTATGGAACGACCGGATATTGACAGCATTAGAGGACTTAGTCCGGTTATTGCAATTGAGCAAAAAACAACGCATAAAAATCCGCGTTCAACCGTTGGTACAATTACCGAAATTTACGATTTTATTCGTCTTTTATATTCGCGTATCGCCGATGCCTACTCGCCTACAACCGGAAATAAACTTGTCAAATATACTAGTAGTCAAATCATTGACTTAATTTCTGAGACTTATTTCGACAAAAACATTAAAATCCTTGCTCCAATTGTTACAGGCAGGAAAGGACATTACAGAGAGCAGTTGGAGCAGTCGAGACGAAAAGGTTACCTTAAAGCCAGAATTGACGGCGAAATTGTCGATTTAATACAAGGAATGCAGCTTGACAGATACGTTACGCACAACATAGAAATTGAAATCGACAATCTGACAGTTTCTGAACAAACGGAAAGAAGATTGACAAGGTCGATAAATACGGCTTTGGAAATGGGAGACAATAGCATTTTGATTATCGAAACCGAAACAAATAAAGCCCAATTTTACAGTCTAAACCTTATTGACACTGAAAGTGGCTTATCATACCAAAATCCTGAGCCGAATTTATTTTCGTTTAATACTCCGTACGGCTACTGCCCCAACTGCAAAGGTATTGGTTATATAGTAGATGTTGATATAAAAAAGGTAATCCCCGACGACGAGTTAAGCATCAGAAACGGTGGAATATCGCCCATTGGCAAATATAAAAACTCATGGATTTTTAAACAAATTGAACTTATTTTAGATAAATACAATCTCAGTATTGACAAAAAAATAAAACAAATCCCGCCCGAAATAATCGATAAGATTTTGTTCGGCACCGACGAAATCATCAAAGAACACAATGCCTATTTGGGTATAACAAGTTCGTATCAGCTTAATTTTAAGGGCATTGCGTATTACATCAACAATCAGGTTGAAGAAACCACATCGCTAAAGATGAAAAGTTGGGCTGAAAAATTTACCAACACAATAAAATGTCCTGTATGTAACGGCACACGGCTCAAACCCGACAGTCTTTTGTTTAAAATAAACGATAAGAATATTTCGGAAATATCGGAAATGGACGTTTTAACGCTGCGCGATTGGTTTGCCGACTTGCGTAACAACTTGTCCGAAAAGAAATTGCTCATAGCAAACGAAATCATAGGCGAAATAGAAAAACGTATACAATTTTTGCTTGATTTAGGGATTGATTATCTGACCTTAAACCGTCCGGCACACAGTCTTTCAGGCGGCGAAACTCAAAGAATTAGGTTGGCAAGTCAAATCGGCTCTAAACTGATTGGCGTCATGTACATTTTAGACGAACCCAGCATAGGGCTGCATCAGCGTGATAATATTAAACTTATAAATTCATTAAAACAACTGCGAGATGCAGGCAACTCGGTAATTGTTGTTGAACACGACGAAGAAATGATGAGAGCCGCCGATTTTATTTTGGATATAGGTCCCGGAGGCGGAACCCACGGCGGTAAAATTGTAGCAAAAGGAAACATCAGCGATATAGAAAACAGTAATTCAATCACCGGAAAATACTTGAAAGGTACGGAAGAAATACCCGTCCCTAAAAAAAGAAGAAAAATTGGAGAAGATAAAATTGTGATTAAAGGAGCAAACGGAAACAATTTAAAAGATATTACTCTGACTCTTCCCTTGGGTGTATTTATCTGCGTTACGGGAGTTTCGGGTAGCGGAAAATCAACACTTATTAACGATACTTTGCATCCAATTTTAAGTAAAACATTGCATCGTTCAATAAGACAGCCATTGCCTTACAAGTCGATTGAAGGAGTTAAAAACATTAATAAAGTAATCAAAGTCGATCAATCGCCTATAGGACGCACTCCACGCTCAAATTTGGCTACTTACACCGGCGTTTTTGACGATATCAGAAAACTGTATGCCGAAACTCCAGAAGCTAAAATTAGAGGATACAAGCCCGGCAGATTTTCTTTTAACGTCAGAGGTGGCAGATGCGAAACCTGTTCGGGTGCAGGTGTAAAAACTATTGAAATGAACTTCCTGCCCGATGTACACGTCAATTGCGAAACCTGCAACGGAAAACGATACAACAAGCAAACTCTCGAAATCAGATATAAAGGCAAATCCATAAACGACGTGCTAAAGATGACGGTTGAAGATGCCTGCTCTTTCTTCGAAAACATTCCACATATTTATTCAAAAATAAAAGTAATTAATGATGTAGGTTTGGGTTACGTTACTTTAGGGCAACCTTCAACTACTATTTCGGGTGGCGAAGCTCAGCGTATTAAACTAGCAACCGAGTTGGGTAAAAAAGATACCGGAAACACCTTATATTTGCTAGATGAACCGACAACCGGTCTGCATTTCGCAGATATTAAAATATTGCTTAATGTATTGCAAAAGTTAGTCGATAAAGGAAATACGGTCGTTGTTATTGAGCACAACCTTGATGTTGTTAAAATAGCCGACTACATTATAGATTTGGGTCCCGAAGGCGGCAACAATGGCGGAACCATTACTGCACAAGGAACACCCGAAGAAATTATTAAAGTTAAAAATAATTACACGGCAAAATACTTAAAGCCGTACATTGTCAAATAA